One window of Dendropsophus ebraccatus isolate aDenEbr1 chromosome 13, aDenEbr1.pat, whole genome shotgun sequence genomic DNA carries:
- the EGLN3 gene encoding prolyl hydroxylase EGLN3, with product MPLKHTPSMDLEKLALEHIAPRLFSYGYCYLDHFLGEELGDQVLEQVRRLHEDGALKDGQLAGHLRGVSKKHLRGDKIAWIAGTEEGCEAIGLVLSVIDRLVVLCGNRLGQYYVKERSKAMVACYPGNGAGYVRHVDNPTGDGRCITCIYYLNKNWDAKVHGGVLRIFPDGGPQVADVEPLFDRLLFFWSDRRNPHEVQPSYATRYALTVWYFDAKERAAAKQRFKRLSESRQDPNSEDS from the exons ATGCCACTCAAGCATACCCCCTCTATGGACCTTGAAAAGCTTGCACTGGAGCACATTGCCCCTCGCTTGTTCTCCTATGGGTACTGCTATCTGGATCACTTCCTGGGAGAAGAACTGGGGGACCAAGTGCTGGAGCAGGTGAGACGTCTGCACGAGGACGGGGCGCTGAAGGATGGGCAGCTGGCCGGGCATCTCCGGGGTGTCTCCAAAAAGCACCTGCGAGGGGACAAAATTGCTTGGATCGCGGGCACGGAAGAAGGGTGCGAGGCCATCGGACTGGTGCTGTCCGTCATCGATCGGCTGGTGGTGTTGTGTGGGAACCGTCTGGGCCAGTACTATGTGAAGGAGAGGTCCAAG GCAATGGTGGCTTGTTACCCTGGTAATGGAGCCGGGTACGTGCGGCACGTAGACAACCCCACCGGAGATGGGCGCTGCATCACCTGCATCTATTACCTGAATAAGAACTGGGATGCAAAG GTCCATGGTGGAGTACTTCGCATCTTCCCTGATGGCGGACCCCAAGTAGCTGACGTGGAGCCCCTCTTTGACCGCTTGCTTTTTTTCTGGTCTGACCGCCGTAATCCACATGAGGTGCAGCCCTCCTATGCCACCAG ATACGCTCTAACAGTCTGGTATTTTGATGCCAAAGAAAGAGCGGCAGCCAAGCAGAGGTTCAAAAGATTAAGCG AGTCTAGGCAGGATCCTAACTCAGAGGACAGCTGA